A stretch of the Bacillus anthracis str. Vollum genome encodes the following:
- a CDS encoding DUF871 domain-containing protein: MLGVSIYLSKERVKKQEEWLKVAKKNGFLSIFTSLHIPEDDPNTYKELIQILGKQALENEMELMVDVSQKSLHHLGMTYENVEELVEWGITGLRMDYGITPKEIARVSHKMKVALNASTITDSFWKELLSENIRVKNVEAWHNFYPRPETGLAKSFLQKQNEYLHECGIKTMAFIPGDGEKRGPLYEGLPTLEKHRYMRPLEAYLELVQGCGVDKVLIGDISGRVESVQEIASASRGIIPLRYEPLIEKSEVLKMVEQVHTNRLDPARDVIRSVESREEHKVILQPMNAIVRKKGSITIDNELYGRYAGEMQVAIHDLPADEKVNVVGMVVEEDISLLPYVGAGKMFQLFCAIE, translated from the coding sequence AAAGTAGCGAAGAAAAACGGATTTTTATCTATTTTTACATCACTTCATATACCAGAAGATGATCCAAATACGTATAAAGAGTTAATTCAAATACTTGGGAAACAGGCTCTTGAAAATGAAATGGAATTAATGGTTGATGTTTCCCAAAAATCGCTACACCATTTAGGAATGACGTACGAAAATGTGGAAGAGTTAGTAGAGTGGGGAATTACTGGTTTACGAATGGACTATGGCATCACGCCGAAAGAAATCGCGCGTGTATCCCATAAAATGAAAGTAGCTTTAAATGCAAGTACAATTACAGATTCCTTTTGGAAAGAGTTACTTTCGGAAAATATAAGAGTAAAGAATGTAGAAGCGTGGCATAATTTTTATCCGCGTCCAGAAACAGGACTAGCAAAATCATTCTTACAAAAACAAAACGAATACTTACATGAGTGCGGCATAAAAACGATGGCATTTATTCCAGGAGATGGTGAAAAGCGTGGTCCACTATATGAAGGCTTACCGACGCTAGAAAAGCATCGTTATATGAGACCGCTCGAAGCGTACTTAGAACTTGTACAAGGTTGTGGTGTCGATAAAGTGTTAATCGGGGATATAAGCGGACGTGTAGAAAGTGTACAAGAGATAGCGAGTGCCAGTAGAGGGATTATTCCATTGCGATATGAGCCATTGATAGAGAAAAGTGAAGTGTTAAAAATGGTAGAACAAGTGCATACAAATAGACTAGATCCAGCCCGTGATGTCATTCGGTCTGTAGAATCACGAGAAGAACATAAAGTGATTTTACAGCCAATGAATGCAATTGTAAGAAAGAAAGGCAGCATTACAATTGATAATGAATTGTACGGTAGATATGCAGGAGAGATGCAAGTTGCTATACATGATTTGCCTGCAGATGAGAAAGTGAACGTTGTTGGCATGGTTGTAGAAGAGGATATTTCTTTATTGCCGTATGTTGGCGCTGGAAAAATGTTTCAACTTTTTTGTGCGATAGAGTAA
- a CDS encoding DoxX family protein, with product MNQYIGNLIIRIVLGVTFFAHGLAKFQSGIDNVAGWFTSIGLPGGLAYGVATVELVGGILLIIGLGVRYVGLLFALILAGAIVKVNGAAGLLGDGKNPGYELDLALLSMGAYLFVVKAEGYVDRFLKEKVMKTK from the coding sequence ATGAATCAATACATTGGTAACTTAATTATTCGTATCGTGTTAGGAGTAACGTTCTTTGCACATGGTTTAGCGAAGTTTCAATCAGGTATCGATAACGTAGCAGGCTGGTTTACAAGCATTGGTTTACCAGGTGGTCTTGCATATGGCGTAGCAACAGTTGAATTAGTTGGTGGTATATTATTAATTATCGGTTTAGGCGTAAGATATGTAGGATTGTTATTCGCTCTTATTTTAGCTGGAGCTATCGTAAAGGTAAATGGAGCAGCAGGTTTATTAGGAGATGGAAAGAATCCAGGATATGAATTAGACCTTGCATTATTATCAATGGGTGCGTATTTATTCGTTGTAAAAGCAGAAGGATATGTAGATCGTTTCTTAAAAGAGAAAGTAATGAAAACGAAGTAG
- a CDS encoding nuclear transport factor 2 family protein yields MPKSNLEMIRSTYEGSASSNAKHLAEALSEIAEWTEAEGFPYGGTYIGVEAIMENVFSRLGSEWDDYKASVNTYHEVNGKDVIIAEGIYSGVYKKTEKSFEAEFVHVWQLENGKIVKFKQYVDSHLVREAMKS; encoded by the coding sequence ATGCCTAAATCAAATTTAGAAATGATTCGAAGCACATATGAAGGATCAGCTTCTTCAAATGCAAAACATTTAGCAGAAGCCCTCTCTGAAATAGCAGAATGGACAGAGGCGGAAGGGTTCCCATACGGGGGAACTTATATCGGTGTAGAAGCAATAATGGAAAATGTATTTAGCCGATTAGGATCAGAATGGGATGATTATAAAGCAAGTGTAAATACATACCATGAAGTAAACGGAAAAGATGTAATTATTGCTGAAGGTATATATTCTGGAGTTTATAAAAAAACGGAAAAATCATTTGAAGCAGAATTTGTTCATGTATGGCAACTTGAGAACGGAAAAATTGTGAAGTTTAAGCAGTATGTAGATAGTCATCTTGTTAGGGAAGCGATGAAGAGCTAA
- a CDS encoding PRK06770 family protein: MLFKWIVGICITSIVIISSIVGGKKLLAYVEKENKNIQTQQVANEKEKKVAEESPHVSEGEIISTMHKMVHQKVKSSEKWGFVEMTKKEISNVKRDIENSTGFRYKMKLFSIINRWEKGDFSQTVEEHNFLWSLQGGDTGKATERLSPEEEKQYIKEMKNK; this comes from the coding sequence ATGCTTTTTAAATGGATCGTAGGTATATGCATTACAAGTATAGTCATTATCTCGTCTATAGTTGGCGGAAAGAAATTGCTTGCATATGTGGAAAAAGAAAATAAAAATATTCAAACCCAGCAAGTGGCAAACGAAAAAGAGAAGAAAGTTGCAGAAGAATCTCCACATGTTAGTGAAGGTGAAATTATTTCTACTATGCACAAAATGGTACACCAAAAGGTAAAATCCTCTGAAAAATGGGGATTTGTAGAAATGACGAAAAAGGAAATTTCTAATGTGAAAAGAGATATTGAAAATAGTACAGGTTTTCGATATAAAATGAAGTTATTTTCTATTATAAATAGATGGGAAAAAGGAGACTTTTCTCAAACGGTTGAGGAGCACAACTTTTTATGGAGCCTTCAAGGTGGAGATACTGGTAAGGCAACTGAACGTTTATCACCAGAAGAGGAAAAGCAGTATATAAAAGAAATGAAGAATAAATAA
- a CDS encoding DMT family transporter, protein MPYFYVFLLLLTSLLWGGNFVVGKSLVDHASPMTLTSLRWIIAIVCLLPMVWFKEKKIIPPRAAILPLILMGISGVALFNIFQFLALEKTSATNVGLISTLNAISIALFSVLFLKEKVNTLQILSMILSFFGVILVLLKGNFALLFSLHFNSGDLWMIAAVCIWGIYSVCSKWATKTTTPLMATLYSGIFGVILLLPFNIGSFTVTNINTSFITSLLYTGLISTVLCMVFWNIGVQKLGATTSGIFLNFNPIFTAILAFLFLGEELTWIQIVGTMIVMTGCYLFSHFKTVTVQPTGTLLRKHS, encoded by the coding sequence ATGCCTTATTTTTATGTCTTTTTACTATTATTAACAAGCTTATTATGGGGAGGAAATTTCGTCGTTGGGAAATCACTCGTTGATCACGCGTCTCCAATGACACTGACAAGTTTAAGATGGATAATTGCGATCGTTTGCTTATTACCAATGGTTTGGTTTAAAGAAAAGAAAATCATTCCACCACGCGCTGCGATACTCCCGTTAATATTGATGGGAATTTCAGGGGTTGCTCTTTTTAACATCTTTCAATTTCTAGCATTAGAAAAAACATCCGCAACAAATGTAGGGCTTATTTCTACATTAAACGCGATTTCCATTGCACTATTTTCTGTCTTATTTCTAAAAGAAAAAGTAAATACACTTCAAATTTTATCTATGATTCTTTCATTCTTCGGGGTTATCCTCGTCCTATTAAAAGGTAACTTTGCCCTTTTATTTTCACTACATTTTAATAGTGGCGATTTATGGATGATTGCGGCTGTTTGTATTTGGGGAATCTATTCTGTTTGTAGTAAATGGGCAACAAAGACAACGACACCACTTATGGCGACGCTATACTCTGGTATTTTCGGCGTTATTTTATTACTGCCATTTAATATAGGGAGCTTCACTGTTACAAATATAAATACTTCTTTCATAACTTCACTTTTATATACAGGGCTTATTTCCACAGTTCTTTGCATGGTATTTTGGAATATTGGCGTACAAAAATTAGGAGCAACTACATCAGGTATTTTTCTAAACTTCAATCCAATTTTTACAGCTATTTTAGCATTTCTTTTCCTCGGTGAAGAACTAACGTGGATACAAATTGTAGGAACAATGATCGTTATGACAGGATGTTATTTATTCTCTCATTTCAAAACAGTTACTGTTCAACCAACTGGAACTTTATTACGAAAACATTCTTAA
- a CDS encoding Lrp/AsnC family transcriptional regulator, which produces MESSVIKVLDDLDVQILDILQKESQVSNAELARRVNLSPAAMHARIKRLDGEGFIDKQVAILNQEKLGFDLLCFIFMSTNIHQSDKLEVLEKELEAMPEVLECHCLTGEYDYLLKVANRDRKELEQFIRKLNKLGITRIQTSLALREIKYSTVLPIRNEEPSID; this is translated from the coding sequence ATGGAATCGTCTGTTATTAAAGTGTTAGATGATTTAGATGTACAAATTTTAGATATATTGCAGAAGGAATCACAAGTAAGTAATGCAGAGCTTGCGCGACGTGTTAATTTATCACCAGCTGCAATGCATGCAAGAATTAAACGGTTAGATGGAGAAGGGTTCATTGATAAGCAAGTAGCTATTTTAAATCAAGAGAAGCTTGGTTTTGACTTGTTATGCTTCATTTTTATGAGTACGAATATTCATCAATCGGATAAACTTGAAGTGTTGGAAAAAGAATTAGAAGCGATGCCTGAAGTGTTAGAATGTCACTGTTTAACAGGGGAGTATGATTATTTATTAAAGGTTGCAAATCGTGATCGTAAAGAGCTGGAACAGTTTATTAGAAAGCTAAATAAGCTTGGTATTACAAGGATACAGACGAGTTTAGCACTTCGTGAAATTAAATATTCGACGGTATTACCGATACGAAATGAGGAACCGAGCATCGATTAG
- a CDS encoding N-acetyltransferase, protein MKICNAVTSDVKEIYSLIEVYAKEGVVLPRSLLSLYQYLQCLYVVKEEGEIVGVAGLHVLGEDLAEVRSLVVSHIYAGKGIGRMLVNHVINEAAKIKVSRVISLTYETEFFQKCGFDFVNRDALPEKVWIDCRHCPKVDYCDEVAMIRYVG, encoded by the coding sequence ATGAAAATCTGTAATGCGGTTACGAGTGATGTGAAAGAAATTTATAGTCTCATTGAAGTTTATGCAAAAGAGGGAGTGGTTTTACCGCGTTCTCTTTTATCTCTCTATCAATACTTACAATGTTTGTATGTTGTGAAAGAAGAGGGGGAAATCGTTGGAGTTGCTGGTTTACATGTATTAGGGGAGGACCTTGCAGAAGTACGATCATTAGTCGTTTCGCATATATATGCAGGAAAAGGTATCGGACGTATGTTAGTAAACCATGTAATAAATGAGGCAGCGAAAATAAAAGTGAGTAGAGTTATTTCTTTAACATATGAAACGGAATTTTTTCAAAAGTGCGGGTTTGATTTTGTGAATAGAGATGCATTGCCAGAGAAAGTATGGATTGATTGTAGACATTGTCCAAAGGTTGATTATTGTGATGAGGTGGCAATGATTCGGTATGTTGGGTGA
- a CDS encoding DMT family transporter translates to MKNKAWLYVILTCIFEVFWVFGFNTANTWWHWIIILGVIAVDFHFLSKACEHLATGTVYAVFAGAGTVGTFLMDVFLFGGSFSVGKLFFIVMVVAGVIGLKLADNKEETVEGAA, encoded by the coding sequence ATGAAAAATAAAGCTTGGTTATATGTCATATTAACATGTATCTTTGAAGTTTTTTGGGTGTTTGGTTTTAATACGGCCAATACGTGGTGGCATTGGATTATCATTTTAGGAGTTATCGCTGTTGATTTTCACTTCCTTTCTAAAGCGTGTGAACATCTTGCAACAGGAACCGTATATGCTGTGTTCGCCGGAGCTGGTACGGTAGGTACGTTTTTAATGGATGTATTTCTTTTCGGCGGAAGTTTCAGTGTAGGGAAATTATTCTTTATCGTGATGGTTGTAGCTGGCGTTATCGGTTTAAAGCTAGCTGATAATAAAGAAGAAACTGTGGAAGGAGCTGCTTAA
- a CDS encoding DMT family transporter, translated as MGWFFVFCAAISEIVGVIGLKMYSKDKTLANGALYIGGFATSFAFLYTSFLFLQVSVAYAVWIGIGTAGAVLLNMFLFGESKSKARIISVALIVCGVTGLKALS; from the coding sequence ATGGGTTGGTTTTTCGTATTTTGTGCTGCAATTAGTGAAATAGTCGGTGTGATTGGCCTTAAAATGTATAGTAAAGATAAAACGTTAGCAAATGGGGCACTTTATATAGGTGGCTTTGCTACATCCTTCGCATTCTTGTATACATCTTTCTTATTCTTACAAGTAAGTGTCGCGTATGCGGTTTGGATTGGTATTGGAACAGCGGGAGCCGTTTTATTAAACATGTTCCTGTTTGGTGAGTCGAAAAGTAAAGCGCGTATCATTAGTGTGGCTCTTATTGTATGCGGAGTGACAGGATTAAAGGCTCTTTCGTAA